One window of the Streptomyces sp. ITFR-21 genome contains the following:
- a CDS encoding ABC transporter permease, whose protein sequence is MAAPSAVLQSEWTKIRSVRSTVWTLALAFLVTVALGAVICLVFNNTFDSLSESDRLTFDPTNTSFFGMTLGQLALIVFGVLVISSEYSTGMIRTSLAAVPQRGEFYLSKVTVAGVLALVVGEATSFITFFLGQALLGSHRAEISDPGVLRAVFGAGLYMTLIVLFCVGAAAVLRSPMLGLGVLMPFFFLVSPILSAVPKVKTVARYFPDQAGQKIMQVVPSDGEHTSYGPWGGILIMAVWVVAALLGGYAVLKKRDA, encoded by the coding sequence ATGGCAGCGCCCTCGGCCGTCCTCCAGTCGGAGTGGACGAAGATCCGGTCGGTCCGGTCCACCGTGTGGACGCTGGCCCTGGCCTTCCTGGTCACCGTCGCGCTCGGCGCGGTGATCTGCCTGGTGTTCAACAACACCTTCGACAGCCTGTCCGAGTCCGACAGGCTGACCTTCGACCCGACCAACACCAGCTTCTTCGGCATGACGCTGGGGCAGTTGGCACTGATCGTGTTCGGTGTGCTGGTGATCTCCAGCGAGTACAGCACCGGCATGATCCGCACCTCGCTGGCCGCGGTGCCGCAGCGCGGCGAGTTCTACCTGTCGAAGGTCACGGTGGCCGGCGTGCTGGCGCTGGTGGTCGGGGAGGCCACCAGTTTCATCACGTTCTTCCTCGGCCAGGCGCTGCTCGGCTCGCACCGGGCGGAGATCTCCGACCCCGGCGTGCTGCGCGCGGTGTTCGGCGCCGGGCTCTACATGACGCTGATCGTGCTGTTCTGCGTGGGCGCGGCGGCCGTCCTGCGCAGCCCGATGCTGGGCCTGGGCGTGCTGATGCCGTTCTTCTTCCTGGTCTCGCCGATCCTGTCGGCGGTGCCCAAGGTGAAGACGGTGGCCCGCTACTTCCCCGACCAGGCCGGACAGAAGATCATGCAGGTCGTCCCGTCCGACGGCGAACACACCTCGTACGGTCCCTGGGGCGGCATCCTCATCATGGCGGTGTGGGTGGTCGCGGCGCTGCTCGGCGGCTACGCGGTGCTGAAGAAGCGGGACGCCTGA
- a CDS encoding ABC transporter ATP-binding protein produces the protein MIELQGLTKRYGDKTAVDHLTFTVRPGVVTGFLGPNGAGKSTTMRMLLGLDTPSSGDVRIDGKHYAQLSEPLKYIGALLDAKAIHGGRTAYNHLLCLAQSNRVPRRRVDEVLETVGLTAVAGKRSKGFSLGMGQRLGIAAALLGDPEILMFDEPVNGLDPEGIHWIRNLMKGLAEQGRTVFVSSHLMSEMALTADHLIVIGRGRLMADTSMADFIAQNSRSYVRIRTPQVERFKDVMHGAGHPVVETGDGSLEIQDGDAAELGELAAQHQLVLHELSPQRASLEEAFMQLTAESVEYHAGGSLGSGPSGVGAVPAGQPPAQAGGPGQPGQPGQPGQPQAPAAPQWGAGWRNPGSGKRR, from the coding sequence ATGATTGAGTTGCAGGGGCTCACCAAGCGGTACGGGGACAAGACCGCAGTCGACCATCTGACCTTCACCGTGCGCCCCGGCGTGGTGACCGGCTTCCTCGGGCCCAACGGCGCGGGCAAGTCCACGACGATGCGTATGCTGCTCGGCCTGGACACCCCGTCCAGCGGCGACGTGCGCATCGACGGCAAGCACTACGCGCAGCTCAGCGAGCCGCTGAAGTACATCGGCGCGCTGCTGGACGCGAAGGCGATCCACGGCGGGCGCACCGCGTACAACCACCTGCTGTGCCTCGCCCAGTCCAACCGCGTTCCGCGGCGCCGGGTGGACGAGGTGCTGGAGACGGTGGGCCTGACGGCGGTGGCCGGGAAGCGCTCCAAGGGGTTCTCGCTGGGCATGGGGCAGCGGCTCGGCATCGCGGCGGCGCTGCTGGGCGACCCCGAGATCCTGATGTTCGACGAACCGGTCAACGGCCTGGACCCCGAGGGCATCCACTGGATCCGCAACCTGATGAAGGGGCTGGCCGAGCAGGGCCGTACGGTCTTCGTCTCCAGCCACCTGATGAGCGAGATGGCTCTCACCGCCGACCACCTCATCGTGATCGGCCGCGGCCGGCTGATGGCGGACACCTCGATGGCGGACTTCATCGCGCAGAACTCCCGTTCCTACGTACGGATCCGCACGCCGCAGGTGGAGCGGTTCAAGGACGTGATGCACGGGGCCGGGCACCCGGTGGTCGAGACCGGCGACGGTTCGCTGGAGATCCAGGACGGCGACGCGGCCGAGCTCGGTGAGCTGGCCGCCCAGCACCAGCTGGTGCTGCACGAACTCAGCCCACAGCGGGCTTCGTTGGAGGAAGCGTTTATGCAGTTGACCGCGGAGTCGGTTGAGTACCACGCCGGAGGGTCGTTGGGGTCGGGGCCGTCGGGGGTGGGGGCGGTCCCGGCGGGGCAGCCGCCGGCGCAGGCCGGCGGGCCCGGTCAACCGGGTCAGCCCGGCCAGCCCGGTCAGCCGCAGGCGCCCGCGGCGCCGCAGTGGGGCGCCGGCTGGCGCAACCCCGGTTCCGGAAAGAGGCGTTGA
- a CDS encoding cellulose-binding protein — MSDTSSPFGFELVRRGYDRGQVDDRITKLVADRDSALTRITALEKRIEELHLETQNAQAQVNDSEPSYAGLGARVEKILRLAEEEAKDLREEARRAAEQHRELAESAASQVRNDAEAFANDRKAKAEDEGARIVDKAKGDATQLRADAQKDAQAKREEADALFEETRAKAAQAAADFETNLAKRREQSERDLASRQAKAEKRLAEIEHRAEQLRLEAEKLRTDAERRARQTVETAQRQSEDIVADANAKADRIRSESERELAALTNRRDSINAQLTNVREMLATLTGAAVAAASSPVDDEPISRGVPAQQSR; from the coding sequence ATGAGCGACACTTCCTCCCCCTTCGGCTTCGAGCTCGTGCGGCGCGGATACGACCGCGGACAGGTGGACGACCGCATCACCAAGCTCGTCGCCGACCGTGACAGCGCCCTCACCCGCATCACCGCGCTGGAGAAGCGCATCGAGGAGCTGCACCTCGAAACCCAGAACGCCCAGGCTCAGGTGAACGACTCGGAGCCGTCGTACGCGGGCCTCGGCGCGCGTGTGGAGAAGATCCTCCGCCTCGCCGAGGAGGAGGCGAAGGATCTGCGCGAGGAGGCCCGCCGCGCCGCCGAGCAGCACCGTGAGCTGGCCGAGTCGGCCGCCTCGCAGGTGCGCAACGACGCGGAGGCGTTCGCCAACGACCGCAAGGCGAAGGCCGAGGACGAGGGCGCCCGGATCGTCGACAAGGCGAAGGGCGACGCCACCCAGCTGCGCGCGGACGCGCAGAAGGACGCGCAGGCCAAGCGGGAGGAGGCCGACGCGCTCTTCGAGGAGACCCGCGCCAAGGCCGCCCAGGCCGCCGCGGACTTCGAGACCAACCTGGCCAAGCGCCGCGAGCAGTCCGAGCGCGACCTGGCGTCGCGTCAGGCCAAGGCGGAGAAGCGCCTGGCGGAGATCGAGCACCGCGCCGAGCAGCTCCGTCTGGAGGCCGAGAAGCTGCGTACCGACGCCGAGCGCCGCGCCCGGCAGACCGTGGAGACCGCGCAGCGCCAGTCCGAGGACATCGTGGCCGACGCCAACGCCAAGGCCGACCGGATCCGCAGCGAGTCCGAGCGCGAGCTGGCGGCGCTCACCAACCGCCGCGACAGCATCAACGCGCAGCTGACCAACGTCCGCGAGATGCTGGCGACGCTGACCGGTGCCGCGGTGGCGGCGGCCAGCTCTCCCGTCGACGACGAGCCGATCTCCCGCGGCGTTCCGGCGCAGCAGTCCCGCTGA
- the scy gene encoding polarized growth protein Scy, whose amino-acid sequence MRGNDSYRADDHLSLLEAEMERLRTERGKAVDHADDLGYQVEVLRAKLHEARRNLASRPAYDNLGHQADQLLRNAQIQADQLRADAERELRDARAQTQRLLQEQAEHQARFEAEWHAEAIARRRQLDEELAERRATVETHVNENVAWAEQLRARSESQARRLLDETRAESEAALAAAHAEANRIAEQTGQRLAADAEAARTEAEQLLRRARTDAERLLTAASAQAQEATAEAEQLRTTTRSESDEARTRAIELSRLAEERLREADEALRTSRAEAERLREEAAAGAAKRLAAAESENEQRTRTARAEIARMVNEATREVEAAKAEAEQTVADARARAERITVEATEAARAAASEDAAAQLAQAARSAEEILTKASEDARSTTKSAADEAERIRGEAEAEGQRLRAEAEASAQELRGAAKDDTEEYRARTVELQEEARRLRGEAEQLRADAVAEGERIRGEARREAVQQIEEAASRAEELLAKAKADGEEVRQSAAAEADRMRTESVERASALNGKAEEALRAARAEAEELRTEAERQAAAVRDEADRAAQEQRAEADASVARMRAEAESDLVRLREEAEARVASAEQGLREANAEADRVRGEAEQEAERLRTETAERVRALREQAETEAVRLRDEAAADAAQTRAEGENIAVRLQAEATADAERLRTEAQETADRVRADAATAAERIGLEADEALVAAQEEANRRRREAEELLGAARADAEQERARAGRESEELLAAARRRVEEAAAEADRLVAEAEQRAAELVSAAEQTAHQVRDSVAHLRQEAEQEIAGLRSAAEHAAQQLRADAQGEADRMHADANSERDRAAEDAARVRRESREEAEAARALADHQVNEAIEESDRLRAEARDDANRMRTDAAGQADQLIGKAREEAERLGILAREALDTAERDAEHARNESQRILDQAREAANKRRSEAAEQADELIGKAQAEARKTAAVAEERSDSMVGAARAEADRLVNEATLEANGLVERARTDADTMLREARQDQTAIRERTEELRTRVEAEVDELHERARKEAAEAMKSVGERVDKLVAAATEQLAEAEAKAAEIKSTATSEASKVRIAAVKKVESLLKEADQKKAEAEREAERVKREARAEAERMVGEGRRELEILVRRRQDINAEISRVQDVLEALESFDASGSEVPKSTVAAGAGAGTTRTSGKRIDDAPLD is encoded by the coding sequence GTGCGGGGCAACGACAGCTACCGGGCTGACGACCACCTCTCCCTGCTCGAAGCAGAGATGGAACGGCTGCGGACCGAGCGGGGCAAGGCCGTCGACCACGCCGACGACCTCGGATACCAGGTCGAGGTGCTGCGCGCCAAGCTGCACGAGGCGCGACGCAATCTCGCGTCCCGCCCTGCGTACGACAACCTCGGCCACCAGGCCGACCAGCTGCTCCGCAACGCCCAGATCCAGGCCGACCAGCTGCGCGCCGACGCCGAGCGCGAGCTGCGCGACGCCCGTGCCCAGACCCAGCGGCTGCTCCAGGAGCAGGCCGAGCACCAGGCCCGTTTCGAGGCCGAGTGGCACGCCGAGGCCATCGCCCGCCGCCGTCAGCTCGACGAGGAGCTGGCCGAGCGCCGGGCCACCGTCGAGACGCACGTCAACGAGAACGTGGCCTGGGCCGAGCAGCTGCGGGCCCGCAGCGAGTCGCAGGCCCGTCGGCTGCTGGACGAGACCCGCGCCGAGTCCGAGGCCGCGCTGGCCGCCGCGCACGCCGAGGCGAACCGGATCGCCGAGCAGACCGGCCAGCGGCTGGCCGCGGACGCCGAGGCGGCCCGCACCGAGGCCGAGCAGCTGCTGCGCCGGGCCCGTACGGACGCCGAGCGGCTGCTGACCGCCGCGTCCGCGCAGGCCCAGGAGGCCACCGCCGAGGCCGAGCAGCTGCGCACCACCACCCGCAGCGAGTCCGACGAGGCCAGGACCCGGGCGATCGAGCTGTCCCGGCTGGCCGAGGAGCGGCTGCGGGAGGCGGACGAGGCACTGCGGACGTCCCGCGCGGAGGCCGAGCGGCTGCGCGAGGAGGCCGCCGCGGGCGCCGCCAAGCGGCTGGCGGCCGCCGAGTCGGAGAACGAGCAGCGGACCCGTACCGCCAGGGCCGAGATCGCCCGGATGGTCAACGAGGCCACCCGGGAGGTCGAGGCGGCCAAGGCGGAGGCCGAGCAGACCGTCGCGGACGCCCGTGCCCGGGCCGAGCGGATCACGGTGGAGGCCACCGAGGCGGCCCGCGCGGCGGCCTCGGAGGACGCGGCGGCGCAGCTCGCGCAAGCCGCCAGGTCCGCCGAGGAGATCCTTACCAAGGCGTCCGAGGACGCCCGCTCCACCACGAAGTCCGCCGCCGACGAGGCCGAGCGGATCCGCGGCGAGGCCGAGGCGGAGGGCCAGCGGCTGCGGGCCGAGGCCGAGGCGTCCGCCCAGGAGCTGCGGGGCGCCGCCAAGGACGACACCGAGGAGTACCGGGCCAGGACCGTAGAGCTCCAGGAGGAGGCCCGGCGGCTGCGCGGGGAGGCCGAGCAGCTGCGGGCCGACGCGGTCGCCGAGGGCGAGCGGATCCGCGGCGAGGCCCGCCGTGAGGCGGTGCAGCAGATCGAGGAGGCCGCCAGCAGGGCCGAGGAGCTGCTGGCCAAGGCCAAGGCGGACGGCGAGGAGGTACGGCAGAGCGCCGCCGCCGAGGCGGACCGGATGCGTACCGAGTCCGTGGAGCGCGCCTCCGCGCTGAACGGCAAGGCCGAGGAGGCGCTGCGGGCCGCCCGCGCCGAGGCCGAGGAGCTGCGGACCGAGGCGGAGCGGCAGGCCGCCGCGGTACGGGACGAGGCCGATCGGGCCGCCCAGGAGCAGCGGGCCGAGGCGGACGCCTCGGTGGCCCGCATGCGCGCCGAGGCCGAGTCCGATCTGGTCCGGCTGCGCGAGGAGGCCGAGGCGCGGGTCGCCTCGGCCGAGCAGGGCCTGCGGGAGGCCAACGCCGAGGCGGACCGGGTCCGCGGCGAGGCCGAGCAGGAGGCCGAGCGGCTGCGGACGGAGACCGCGGAGCGGGTCCGCGCCCTGCGGGAACAGGCCGAGACCGAGGCGGTGCGGCTGCGGGACGAAGCCGCCGCCGACGCGGCGCAGACCCGCGCCGAGGGCGAGAACATCGCGGTACGGCTCCAGGCGGAGGCCACCGCGGACGCCGAGCGGCTGCGGACCGAGGCGCAGGAGACCGCGGACCGGGTGCGCGCCGACGCCGCCACCGCCGCCGAGCGGATCGGGCTGGAGGCCGACGAGGCGCTGGTCGCCGCCCAGGAGGAGGCGAACCGGCGCCGCCGGGAGGCCGAGGAGCTGCTGGGCGCGGCCCGCGCCGACGCCGAGCAGGAGCGGGCGCGGGCCGGCCGGGAGAGCGAGGAGCTGCTGGCCGCCGCCCGCCGCCGGGTCGAGGAGGCCGCCGCCGAGGCGGACCGGCTGGTCGCCGAGGCCGAGCAGCGCGCCGCCGAGCTGGTCAGTGCCGCCGAGCAGACCGCCCACCAGGTACGGGACTCCGTCGCGCACCTGCGCCAGGAGGCCGAGCAGGAGATCGCCGGGCTGCGGTCGGCCGCCGAGCACGCGGCGCAGCAGCTGCGCGCCGACGCGCAGGGCGAGGCGGACCGGATGCACGCCGACGCCAACTCCGAGCGGGACCGGGCCGCCGAGGACGCGGCGCGGGTCCGCCGGGAGAGCAGGGAAGAGGCCGAGGCGGCCCGCGCGCTGGCGGACCATCAGGTCAACGAGGCGATCGAGGAGTCCGACCGGCTGCGCGCCGAGGCGCGCGACGACGCCAACCGGATGCGTACCGACGCCGCCGGGCAGGCCGATCAGCTGATCGGCAAGGCCCGCGAGGAGGCCGAGCGGCTCGGTATCCTGGCCAGGGAGGCGCTGGACACCGCGGAACGCGACGCGGAGCACGCCCGCAACGAGTCGCAGCGCATCCTGGACCAGGCCCGGGAGGCGGCCAACAAGCGCCGCAGCGAGGCCGCCGAGCAGGCCGACGAGCTGATCGGCAAGGCGCAGGCCGAGGCGCGCAAGACCGCCGCCGTCGCCGAGGAGCGGTCGGACTCGATGGTGGGCGCGGCCCGCGCCGAGGCCGACCGGCTGGTCAACGAGGCCACCCTGGAGGCCAACGGGCTGGTCGAGCGGGCCAGGACCGACGCCGATACGATGCTGCGCGAAGCCCGCCAGGACCAGACCGCCATAAGGGAACGCACCGAAGAGCTGCGGACCCGGGTCGAGGCCGAGGTCGACGAGTTGCACGAGCGGGCCCGCAAGGAGGCCGCGGAGGCGATGAAGTCGGTGGGCGAGCGGGTGGACAAACTGGTCGCGGCCGCCACCGAGCAGCTCGCCGAGGCGGAGGCGAAGGCCGCCGAGATCAAGTCCACGGCCACGTCGGAGGCGAGCAAGGTACGGATCGCCGCCGTCAAGAAGGTCGAGAGCCTGCTCAAGGAGGCCGACCAGAAGAAGGCCGAAGCCGAGCGCGAGGCGGAACGGGTCAAGAGGGAGGCCCGTGCCGAGGCCGAACGCATGGTCGGCGAAGGCAGAAGAGAACTGGAGATCCTGGTGCGCCGCAGACAGGACATCAACGCGGAGATCTCCCGTGTCCAGGACGTGCTGGAGGCGTTGGAGTCGTTCGACGCATCGGGCAGCGAGGTTCCCAAGAGCACCGTTGCCGCAGGTGCCGGCGCCGGAACCACCCGAACGAGCGGCAAGCGCATCGATGATGCTCCACTCGATTGA